The following are from one region of the Salminus brasiliensis chromosome 14, fSalBra1.hap2, whole genome shotgun sequence genome:
- the LOC140576771 gene encoding neuromedin-K receptor, with the protein MSLSNSSNSPNSTSVQPFAQAPWRVTLWALAYAVVLLVALTGNVLTAWVILAHRRMRTITNYFLLNLAVADASLAALNTPVNFIYGARGQWYFGLAYCRFHNFYPVAAVFASIYTMTAIAVDRYMAIIHPLKPRFSATVTKVVIMCVWGAAVVLAFPLCFYSVIVTKRQRIICFIAWPRPSDNTMYHFIVAVLVYLLPLVVMGITYSLVGVTLWGSSVPGHSSENYLDQLQAKRKVVKMMLVVVVTFAVCWLPYHVYFIVTGLNRELTKWKFIQQVYLAILWLAMSSTMYNPIIYCCLNSRFRAGFKRALRWCPFIHMSESDEMELRPTRFHTTRQSSVFTLTRLESSADSHTLSSRRKSSSTSRHGSLSGQTRHTPRLSLNSSHNGSVSTSVH; encoded by the exons aTGTCTCTCAGTAACAGCTCTAACTCTCCTAACTCGACCTCGGTTCAGCCGTTTGCTCAGGCTCCCTGGCGTGTGACGCTCTGGGCACTGGCGTACGCGGTCGTGCTGCTGGTTGCGCTGACCGGAAACGTGCTGACCGCCTGGGTCATCCTTGCCCACCGCCGCATGCGCACCATCACCAACTACTTCCTGCTGAACCTGGCGGTGGCGGACGCCAGCTTGGCGGCCCTGAACACGCCCGTGAACTTCATCTACGGCGCCCGGGGGCAGTGGTACTTCGGCCTGGCGTACTGCCGCTTCCACAACTTCTACCCTGTGGCTGCAGTGTTCGCCAGCATCTACACCATGACCGCCATCGCAGTGGACAG GTACATGGCGATCATCCACCCTCTGAAGCCTCGTTTCTCGGCCACGGTGACCAAGGTGGtgatcatgtgtgtgtggggggcagCGGTGGTGCTGGCATTTCCGCTCTGTTTCTACTCGGTGATCGTAACCAAGCGACAAAGGATCATATGTTTCATAGCCTGGCCTCGTCCCTCTGACAACACCAT GTACCACTTTATTGTAGCAGTGTTGGTGTATCTGCTGCCCCTAGTGGTGATGGGCATCACCTACAGTCTAGTGGGGGTCACGCTTTGGGGCAGCAGCGTCCCGGGACATTCCTCAGAGAACTACCTGGATCAGCTACAGGCCAAAcgcaag gtagtGAAGATGATGCTGGTGGTTGTAGTGACCTTCGCAGTGTGCTGGCTGCCCTATCATGTGTACTTCATCGTAACAGGGCTGAACAGAGAGCTCACCAAGTGGAAGTTCATCCAGCAGGTCTACCTCGCCATACTGTGGCTCGCCATGAGCTCCACCATGTACAACCCCATCATCTACTGCTGCCTCAATAgcag GTTCCGCGCGGGCTTTAAGCGAGCGTTGCGCTGGTGCCCCTTCATCCACATGTCGGAATCTGATGAGATGGAACTGAGACCCACCCGCTTCCACACGACCCGTCAGAGCAGTGTGTTCACCCTGACCCGGCTGGAGTCCAGtgcagactcacacacactctcctcccgCCGCAAGAGCTCCTCCACCAGCCGGCACGGCAGCCTGAGCGGCCAAACGCGACACACCCCGCGACTGTCCCTCAACAGCTCTCACAACGGCTCCGTAAGCACCTCGGTTCACTAG
- the LOC140576613 gene encoding sodium/hydrogen exchanger 9B2, which produces MVLLLSGARLRSALCSVDRLKAVCVRVAVGPCSTEACTVAVISHFLLGLPWIWGFILGFVLAAVSPAVVVPSMLLLQQSGYGVQKGIPTLLMAAGSFDDVLAITGFTTCLGMAFGTGSTWLSLGKGVLEVVVGIVAGGVLGVLLHFFPSDDQADLVLRRSALLLGLSVFSVFASHTAGLGGAGGLCTLVLSFIAGLSWDTKKAPVAAVVGRFWDVFQPLLFGLIGAEITISALSPDTVGLGMATLCVGVVIRVLVTFAAVLFAGFNLKEKIFISLAWLPKATVQAAIGSTALDMARSIGDQQMEYYGMVVLTVAVLSILVTAPIGALAIGLAGPRLLQKYTEINETHTEEKAEGDQTTEPNLALESKL; this is translated from the exons ATGGTCCTGTTATTGAGTGGCGCCCGGCTGAGGAGCGCTCTGTGCTCTGTGGAC AGGCTGAAGgcggtgtgtgtgagggtggctGTGGGACCCTGCAGTACTGAAGCCTGCACTGTAGCGGTGATCTCTCACTTCCTCCTGGGGCTGCCGTGGATCTGGGGCTTCATTCtggg gTTCGTGTTAGCTGCGGTCTCTCCTGCAGTGGTGGTCCCCTCAATGCTGCTCCTGCAACAGTCCGGGTATGGGGTCCAGAAGGGTATCCCGACGCTCCTGATGGCTGCAGGAAGCTTTGATGATGTCCTCGCCATCACTGGCTTCACCACCTGCCTCGGCATGGCGTTCGgcacag gctccACTTGGCTGAGTCTGGGTAAAGGTGtgttggaggtggtggtggggatTGTAGCTGGAGGCGTGCTGGGGGTATTACTACACTTCTTTCCCAGTGATGaccag GCGGACCTGGTTCTGCGGCGGTCTGCTCTGCTGCtgggtctgtctgtgttttcagtgtttgcGAGTCACACTGCGGGTCTGGGCGGGGCAGGTGGGCTCTGTACTCTCGTCCTGTCCTTCATCGCCGGACTCAGCTGGGACACGAAGAAG gccCCAGTAGCTGCGGTAGTTGGGAGGTTTTGGGACGTGTTCCAGCCGCTGCTGTTCGGTCTGATTGGGGCTGAAATCACCATTTCTGCTTTGAGCCCCGACACTGTGG gtttGGGGATGGCCACTCTGtgtgttggggtggtgatccgaGTGTTGGTGACGTTTGCCGCGGTTCTGTTTGCTGGTTTTAACCTGAAGGAGAAAATCTTCATTTCTTTAGCCTGGCTGCCCAAAGCcactgtgcag gccgCTATAGGTTCCACTGCCCTGGACATGGCACGCAGTATAGGGGACCAGCAGATGGAGTATTATGGGATGGTTGTTCTGACTGTGGCTGTTCTGTCCATCCTGGTGACGGCTCCTATTGGAGCACTCGCTATCGGCCTGGCAGGACCTCGACTACTGCAGAAGTACACTGAGATAaacgagacacacacagagg AAAAGGCTGAGGGtgaccaaactacagaaccaaaTCTGGCTCTGGAGAGCAAACTctga